The Hymenobacter baengnokdamensis genome includes a region encoding these proteins:
- a CDS encoding c-type cytochrome: MAYAPNPGPQLARLARVLLLVAAGVGLLVAWLLGELVWPAQQARPALLPEAAEGPPSPGSYHRPAFAAPDPATIPATADGQTIRYGRELVAQTARYLGPAGSVGHFTNGMNCQNCHLDAGTRGFANNYLAVATTYPKLRARSGTVEGIDKRVTDCIERSLNGHALPAGSREQRALVAYITWLGQGIAKGHKVYGTGLMPLPYLKRAANPVIGRAVFANKCQSCHGPAGQGQPLPDGHGYQYPPLWGPASYSDAAGLYRLSSLARYVKAAMPYGATFDRPRLTDAQAWDVAAFINSQPRPHRPTPHDWPDLRQKPIDQPFGPYTDGFSALQHKYGPFQPIAKAHHLPAS; encoded by the coding sequence ATGGCTTACGCACCCAACCCCGGCCCTCAGCTAGCCCGGCTAGCACGCGTGCTGCTGCTAGTGGCGGCGGGCGTGGGGCTGCTCGTAGCCTGGCTGCTGGGCGAGCTGGTGTGGCCGGCGCAGCAAGCAAGGCCGGCCCTGCTGCCAGAAGCCGCTGAAGGCCCTCCGTCTCCGGGCAGCTACCACCGGCCGGCTTTCGCGGCGCCCGACCCGGCCACTATTCCGGCCACTGCGGATGGGCAGACTATCCGCTACGGGCGCGAGTTGGTGGCTCAGACCGCTCGCTACCTGGGGCCCGCCGGCTCCGTGGGGCACTTTACCAACGGTATGAACTGCCAGAACTGCCACCTCGACGCCGGCACCCGGGGCTTTGCCAACAATTACCTGGCAGTAGCCACTACCTACCCCAAGCTGCGGGCCCGCTCGGGTACTGTCGAAGGCATCGATAAGCGCGTGACGGATTGCATAGAGCGTAGCCTCAACGGCCATGCCCTGCCGGCCGGCAGCCGCGAGCAGCGGGCTTTGGTGGCATATATCACCTGGCTGGGCCAGGGCATTGCCAAAGGCCACAAGGTGTACGGCACCGGTCTCATGCCCCTGCCCTACCTCAAGCGGGCAGCAAACCCGGTAATTGGCCGGGCAGTGTTTGCCAACAAATGCCAGTCGTGCCACGGCCCTGCCGGCCAGGGCCAGCCGCTGCCCGATGGGCACGGCTACCAGTATCCGCCGCTGTGGGGGCCGGCCAGCTACTCCGATGCGGCCGGCCTTTACCGCCTCAGCAGCCTGGCCCGGTATGTGAAGGCGGCTATGCCCTACGGAGCTACGTTTGACCGCCCCCGGCTAACCGATGCCCAGGCCTGGGACGTGGCCGCCTTTATCAACTCGCAGCCTCGCCCCCACCGGCCCACTCCGCACGACTGGCCCGACCTGCGCCAGAAGCCCATCGACCAGCCGTTTGGCCCGTATACCGATGGCTTTTCGGCGCTTCAGCATAAATATGGGCCTTTTCAGCCTATTGCCAAGGCACACCATCTTCCTGCTTCCTAG
- a CDS encoding DsrE family protein: protein MTLFARFLLAGLLVSVATHAQTAPAAPASPLTPPNAAVAAKAAQFTGAPASRAHYRAVYQLDSDDPKLISKTLHNMLNALNDPRLKGKLELELVVFSGGTVAFKKDQPYEADVLALQQAGVILAQCQNSMNAYKLTKADMLPYISVVPTGNGELIIRQAEGWALVHP, encoded by the coding sequence ATGACTCTTTTTGCCCGTTTCCTACTAGCCGGCCTGCTGGTGAGCGTAGCCACTCACGCCCAAACCGCCCCGGCGGCGCCCGCCTCGCCCCTGACGCCCCCCAATGCAGCAGTGGCGGCCAAGGCTGCCCAGTTTACGGGCGCGCCTGCTTCCCGGGCCCACTACCGGGCAGTGTATCAGCTCGATAGCGATGACCCCAAGCTCATCAGCAAAACGCTGCACAACATGCTGAACGCCCTCAACGACCCGCGCCTGAAGGGCAAGCTGGAGCTAGAATTGGTGGTGTTCAGCGGCGGCACAGTGGCCTTTAAAAAAGACCAGCCCTACGAGGCCGACGTGCTGGCGCTGCAACAGGCCGGCGTCATTCTGGCGCAGTGCCAGAACTCGATGAACGCCTATAAGCTCACCAAGGCCGATATGCTGCCCTACATCTCGGTAGTGCCCACTGGCAACGGCGAGCTGATTATCCGCCAGGCCGAAGGCTGGGCGCTGGTACACCCTTAA
- a CDS encoding sulfite exporter TauE/SafE family protein, whose protein sequence is MLHYLGYVAAIFIGLALGIMGGGGSILTVPALVYLLGVSPVQSTAYSLFIVGSTSLIGAAGYFRKGLVALPTALVFLLPSLIVVFLTRRVLMPAIPHELFTVGSLVFTKDLLVLLAFAALMVAAATSMIRHSGPEAAAPLTPAPDYALVLGIGAVVGLLTGFVGAGGGFLIIPALVLGARLPMKMAVGTSLVIIATNSLIGFSGDLSAGRIIDWGFLLGFLAFALGGIVLGTYLAPRIPGARLKPAFGWFTLAMGTLILAKEILYHR, encoded by the coding sequence ATGCTGCACTATCTGGGCTATGTCGCGGCCATTTTTATTGGGCTGGCGTTGGGTATAATGGGGGGTGGCGGCTCTATCCTGACGGTGCCGGCACTGGTGTACCTGCTGGGGGTGAGCCCGGTGCAGAGCACGGCGTATTCGCTCTTCATTGTGGGCAGCACCTCACTGATAGGTGCGGCCGGCTATTTTCGCAAGGGGCTGGTGGCCTTGCCTACGGCACTGGTCTTTCTACTGCCCTCGCTCATAGTGGTATTTCTAACGCGCAGGGTGCTGATGCCGGCTATTCCGCACGAGCTGTTTACCGTGGGCAGCCTGGTTTTTACCAAAGACCTGCTGGTGCTACTGGCGTTTGCCGCGCTGATGGTAGCGGCGGCCACTTCCATGATACGCCACTCCGGGCCGGAAGCAGCCGCGCCCCTGACCCCAGCGCCCGATTATGCGTTGGTACTGGGTATCGGGGCTGTGGTGGGCCTGCTTACCGGCTTTGTGGGCGCGGGCGGCGGCTTTCTCATTATTCCGGCGCTGGTGCTGGGCGCACGACTGCCTATGAAAATGGCCGTGGGCACCTCCCTGGTCATCATCGCCACAAACTCGCTCATCGGTTTCAGCGGCGACCTGAGCGCGGGGCGGATTATCGACTGGGGCTTTCTGCTGGGTTTTCTGGCTTTTGCGCTCGGGGGCATTGTATTGGGCACCTACCTGGCCCCACGTATTCCGGGCGCCCGGCTCAAGCCTGCCTTCGGCTGGTTTACGCTGGCAATGGGCACGCTAATTCTGGCTAAAGAGATTTTATATCATCGTTAA
- a CDS encoding rod shape-determining protein, which translates to MGFFNFLTSDIAIDLGTANTLIIHNDKIVVDEPSIIAKDRTTNKVIAVGSKAQQMHEKTHDNIKTIRPLKDGVIADFHAAEEMIKGLIRLIDTRNRLFQPSHRMVICIPSGITEVEKRAVRDSAEHAGAKEVWMIQEPMAAAIGIGIDVEQPVGSMIIDIGGGTTEIAVIALSGIVCDQSIKTAGDVFNQDILDYMRRQHNLLIGERSAERIKIEVGAALTELDVTPPDYEVRGRDLMTGIPKVIKVTSSEIAIALDKSVAKIEEAVLKALEISPPELSADIYENGIHLTGGGALLRGLDKRLAAKTKLPIHIAEDPLRAVVRGTGKAIKDIQAYRGVLLT; encoded by the coding sequence ATGGGGTTTTTCAATTTCCTGACCAGCGACATTGCCATCGACCTGGGCACTGCCAATACGCTAATCATTCACAATGATAAGATTGTGGTGGATGAGCCGAGCATTATTGCCAAAGACCGCACCACCAACAAGGTGATTGCGGTGGGCAGCAAGGCGCAGCAAATGCACGAGAAAACGCACGATAATATTAAGACTATCCGCCCGCTCAAGGACGGGGTTATTGCCGACTTCCACGCCGCTGAGGAGATGATAAAGGGCCTCATCCGGCTCATCGATACCCGCAACCGGCTGTTTCAGCCTTCGCACCGCATGGTTATCTGCATCCCGAGCGGCATTACGGAAGTGGAAAAGCGCGCCGTGCGCGACTCAGCCGAGCACGCCGGCGCCAAGGAGGTCTGGATGATTCAGGAGCCGATGGCAGCGGCTATCGGCATCGGCATCGACGTAGAGCAGCCCGTGGGCTCGATGATTATCGACATCGGGGGCGGCACCACCGAGATTGCGGTAATTGCCCTCTCGGGCATCGTGTGCGACCAGTCGATTAAAACGGCCGGTGACGTATTTAATCAGGATATATTGGACTATATGCGCCGGCAGCATAACCTGCTCATCGGCGAGCGCTCGGCCGAGCGCATCAAGATTGAGGTGGGCGCGGCCCTGACCGAGCTCGACGTGACGCCGCCCGACTACGAGGTGCGCGGCCGCGACCTGATGACGGGCATCCCGAAGGTGATAAAGGTAACGTCGTCGGAAATTGCTATTGCCCTCGACAAGTCGGTAGCCAAAATTGAAGAAGCCGTACTCAAGGCCCTGGAAATCAGTCCGCCCGAGCTATCGGCCGACATTTACGAGAACGGTATTCACCTCACCGGCGGCGGCGCGCTGCTGCGTGGGCTCGACAAGCGCCTGGCTGCCAAAACCAAGCTTCCTATTCACATTGCCGAAGACCCGCTACGGGCCGTGGTGCGCGGTACTGGCAAGGCAATCAAGGACATTCAGGCTTACCGGGGCGTACTCCTGACGTAG
- a CDS encoding alpha-2-macroglobulin family protein, whose protein sequence is MRIFLLCCAFLMTVLLADSAAPGLPPPFAAQWKKIDALLSKEQTATAAPLIEKIYQQAKKQDDAAAYIRALLYKVRLLEAREQDADEKAIALLEGDVKTASFPARPILHSLLAGLYADYYNQHRYQLYGRTAGAAPSADQSTPGAADGGTTLATWDAGRLGSAIVRHYQQSVEDEPQRQLKTSLASLGNLVMGGDAEGRALRPTLYDLLAQRAIAGLQNQEWYITKPEQQWQPTDPQLLGSAPEFAALRLTAPAADSLNGPLHALQLLQALTAARLAANNPAALADVDLQRLHYLHRFTQNTPLADQYEPALQRLAEMYKALPASTEFMTRRAQARHEAGDEVAALALTHTAEARFPKSRGAARARQLRAAIEQPELAFSAADVVVPGQPWRLDVTVRNVTELHAWAYRISAKEWQQGHYDPQNRPLAKRFAHALEAAPAATWALPLPAHSFDYKEQNLAAAGAALPAGYYLILLSNKAQLLTDQAATSAPAGTVTAYALLGASQLSLVHRTNPASGATALLLVDRASGVPLAGVKNQATFNVYNRAKQRDDRRLGDVLPTGPTGEVEIPAPNKSTDALGREQLSSVRSWLGRDTLLTALNSYYFSGTENEPKPPQRHTFLFTDRAIYRPGQIVYFKGILTESQAGKAQLLAKEPQEVELEDVNGQTLQKQSFVTNDFGSFSGSFVLPAGLLNGEFTLSADDGELRFAVEDYKRPTFLVALDSVPGRPQLGQPLNVTGRARAYAGQATDGAQVSYRVTRRELWPLFEYGFGGRSMSQPGPRGGNQEVAHGTTSTDGEGRFAITFTPPLVPVAAGHPSRIWQDWEPGYVFEITADVTDAAGETRTGTRNVPIGHNPLSLRLTGPDAADKQRLPAFTLLSTNATGEPLPAAGTLRLLARRYRPNPPGMPGPVPETADNEAASELVKTLAFDTKNSPELDLKAALTALPTGRYRLEAQAADADSARALLDFTLYNSQAAAVPFATPDWFVSLQDTVLPGQPASILLGSSEADAHILLEVERGGELLHHEWLTLKAGEQRRLALGSGFADARGPLYFHTTQVRDNHLYRHDAVVQVAEKPQSLQLAISTFRDRLQPGQRETWRVTIRQANGKAADAELLATLYDQSLDVFRSHSFQGLEFGGNYFPARFGRQGVFGQMSSDFFATANDGVELKAVDYPELNNWQQHLNEVPDQEELRQKNGSSSKVERALQGKVAGVQIQRAVPSGGPRIVIRGLSSGAAAPMSKMAGSNSLSEVVTVAYGVQQKPASPDLTAIPTRSDFRETAFWQPALRTDKNGEVVLEFQMPEAVTRWQLLALAHDKGLHTGQLARQLVTQKEIQLTPNAPRFLRPGDTFTFPAKFSNLTDYATSGTAQLFLLDAATGQDITGQLVKSPAQQTVAADAHQSVALGWEVRLPADFAPVAVTYRVVAESQLAVNSEQLAGKKSRKTKHKGPLSFGERLGVRFSDGEENTLPVLPNKILITESLPLPIVGPATREFELKKLTSTSSPTRRNYSLTLEMTANPAWYAMQSLPYLMEYPYECSEQVFSRLYANLLAAQILKSNPRFKAVLAEWTRQARSGTAAQQNALASKLAQNQELKSLLLQETPWVRDAQGEAERLARLSTRFDEARLQGETARALAKLQAMQLPNGAFPWFDNMPADRYITQLIVAGFGKLKKLNAFDASQNEIARTILQNALAYQDRATAAEYAELRRAKDFKPERDELSLLEIQGLYARSFWPAGPLQVGAGAAYTFYRQQAARYWTRQAPLLQGQLALALYRHDAANHTSQDIMRALAENALHSPALGMYWKEVAASTYWHESPTETQAALIEAFDEIKNDQQAVDALKLWLLTQKQTHNWPSTRATADACYALLLRGSDWLAAPQPLKISVGGEIIRPEASQAGTGYFKTSWAAAGVQPTQGKVTVTKPDAGVAWGALYWQYFEDIDKVTPAATPLSLERQLYRETRTAAGPQLEKITATTPLKVGDALVVRLVLRTDRELEYVHLKDQRAAGLEPIKQLSGYRYQNGLGYYESPRDAATNFFLSLVPRGTHVFEYRLRASQAGDFSGGLSQVQCMYAPEFGANSAGQRLTIAPL, encoded by the coding sequence ATGCGTATCTTCCTGCTTTGCTGTGCCTTTCTGATGACCGTGCTTCTGGCCGACTCGGCCGCGCCGGGGCTCCCCCCGCCCTTTGCCGCGCAGTGGAAAAAAATTGATGCCCTGCTTAGCAAGGAGCAAACGGCCACGGCTGCGCCGCTGATAGAGAAAATCTACCAGCAAGCCAAAAAGCAAGACGATGCCGCTGCTTATATTAGGGCTTTGCTATATAAAGTCCGGCTGCTCGAAGCCCGGGAGCAGGATGCCGACGAGAAGGCTATTGCGCTGCTGGAAGGTGATGTAAAAACGGCCAGTTTTCCCGCCCGGCCCATCCTGCATTCGCTGCTGGCGGGCTTATATGCTGATTATTACAACCAGCACCGCTACCAGCTGTACGGGCGCACGGCCGGGGCCGCGCCCAGCGCCGACCAAAGCACCCCCGGCGCGGCCGATGGCGGTACCACCCTCGCCACCTGGGATGCCGGCCGGCTCGGCTCAGCCATTGTGCGGCACTACCAGCAGTCGGTAGAAGACGAGCCCCAGCGCCAGCTAAAAACCTCCCTGGCCAGCTTGGGCAACTTGGTCATGGGCGGCGATGCCGAGGGCCGCGCTCTGCGCCCCACGCTCTACGACCTGCTGGCCCAGCGGGCCATTGCGGGGCTGCAAAATCAGGAATGGTACATCACCAAACCCGAGCAGCAGTGGCAGCCCACCGACCCGCAGCTGCTTGGCAGCGCGCCGGAGTTTGCGGCCCTGCGGCTGACGGCCCCGGCGGCCGACTCGCTCAATGGGCCGCTGCACGCGTTGCAGCTGTTGCAGGCCCTCACGGCCGCCCGCCTCGCTGCTAATAATCCGGCCGCGCTGGCCGACGTGGACTTGCAGCGCCTCCATTACCTGCACCGCTTTACCCAAAACACTCCCTTGGCCGACCAGTATGAGCCAGCTCTACAGCGCTTGGCCGAAATGTATAAAGCCCTGCCTGCCAGTACGGAGTTTATGACGCGGCGTGCCCAGGCGCGCCATGAAGCCGGCGATGAGGTAGCTGCTCTTGCCCTCACGCACACGGCCGAAGCCCGGTTTCCGAAGTCGCGCGGCGCGGCGCGGGCCCGGCAGCTACGCGCCGCTATCGAGCAGCCCGAGCTAGCCTTTTCGGCGGCCGATGTGGTGGTGCCCGGCCAGCCCTGGCGGCTGGATGTGACGGTACGCAACGTGACGGAGCTGCACGCCTGGGCGTATCGCATCAGCGCTAAAGAATGGCAGCAAGGCCATTACGACCCCCAGAACCGTCCGCTCGCCAAGCGCTTCGCCCATGCTTTAGAAGCCGCGCCGGCCGCCACCTGGGCCTTGCCGCTGCCCGCGCACTCCTTCGACTACAAAGAGCAGAATCTGGCGGCGGCCGGTGCGGCGCTGCCGGCTGGCTATTACCTCATCCTGCTTAGCAATAAGGCTCAGCTTCTAACCGACCAGGCTGCGACTTCAGCACCGGCTGGTACCGTAACGGCCTATGCCCTGCTGGGAGCCAGTCAGCTCAGTTTGGTACACCGCACAAACCCAGCCAGCGGCGCTACGGCGCTGCTGCTGGTAGACCGGGCCAGCGGAGTTCCGCTGGCGGGCGTTAAAAATCAGGCCACCTTCAACGTGTATAATCGCGCCAAGCAGCGCGACGACCGTCGCCTGGGCGACGTGCTGCCCACCGGCCCGACGGGCGAGGTAGAAATTCCGGCCCCGAATAAATCTACTGACGCGCTGGGCCGTGAGCAGCTGAGCAGCGTGCGCTCCTGGCTGGGCCGTGATACACTGCTGACCGCCCTAAATTCCTATTACTTCTCTGGTACTGAAAACGAGCCCAAGCCGCCGCAACGCCACACCTTCCTATTTACTGACCGTGCTATCTACCGGCCAGGACAAATAGTGTATTTCAAGGGGATTCTGACTGAGAGTCAGGCGGGTAAAGCACAGCTGTTAGCTAAAGAGCCGCAGGAGGTAGAGCTGGAAGATGTGAACGGCCAAACGCTGCAAAAACAAAGCTTCGTTACCAACGATTTTGGCTCGTTCAGCGGGTCATTTGTGCTGCCGGCCGGCTTGCTAAACGGGGAATTTACGCTGAGCGCTGACGACGGCGAGCTACGCTTCGCCGTGGAAGATTATAAGCGGCCGACCTTTTTGGTGGCGCTCGACTCGGTGCCCGGCCGGCCGCAGCTGGGCCAGCCGCTGAACGTGACCGGCCGTGCCCGCGCCTACGCCGGGCAGGCCACTGACGGCGCACAGGTGAGCTACCGAGTAACGCGCCGCGAGCTATGGCCGCTGTTTGAGTATGGCTTCGGCGGGCGAAGTATGTCTCAGCCCGGCCCACGCGGCGGTAACCAGGAGGTGGCCCACGGCACTACTTCGACCGATGGTGAGGGCCGCTTCGCTATCACCTTTACGCCGCCGCTGGTGCCTGTAGCGGCGGGTCACCCCAGTCGTATCTGGCAGGACTGGGAGCCGGGCTACGTATTTGAAATAACGGCCGACGTAACCGACGCGGCTGGCGAAACCCGCACCGGTACGCGCAATGTGCCCATCGGCCACAATCCGCTCAGCCTGCGCCTTACCGGCCCCGACGCGGCCGATAAACAGCGGTTGCCGGCTTTCACGCTGTTGAGCACCAATGCTACCGGCGAGCCGCTGCCTGCGGCGGGCACGTTGCGCCTGCTGGCCCGCCGCTACCGCCCCAACCCACCCGGCATGCCCGGCCCGGTGCCCGAAACAGCCGACAACGAGGCCGCGTCGGAGCTGGTTAAGACCCTGGCTTTCGACACTAAAAACAGCCCGGAGCTCGACCTGAAAGCTGCGCTGACGGCGCTGCCCACCGGCCGCTACCGCCTCGAAGCCCAGGCAGCTGACGCTGATTCGGCGCGGGCGCTGCTTGATTTTACGCTCTATAACTCGCAGGCCGCTGCCGTGCCCTTTGCCACGCCCGATTGGTTTGTGTCGCTGCAAGACACTGTATTGCCCGGACAACCGGCCAGCATCTTACTGGGGAGCAGCGAGGCCGATGCCCATATACTTCTCGAAGTAGAGCGCGGCGGCGAACTGCTACACCACGAGTGGCTAACCCTGAAAGCCGGTGAGCAGCGCCGCCTGGCCCTCGGAAGTGGTTTCGCTGATGCGCGTGGCCCGCTCTATTTCCATACTACGCAGGTGCGCGACAACCACCTCTATCGCCACGATGCCGTGGTGCAGGTAGCTGAAAAACCTCAGTCACTACAACTGGCCATCAGTACCTTCCGCGACCGGCTGCAGCCGGGCCAGCGCGAAACCTGGCGCGTTACCATTCGCCAGGCCAACGGCAAAGCCGCCGATGCCGAGCTGCTGGCTACGCTCTATGACCAGAGCCTGGATGTATTTCGGTCGCATAGCTTTCAGGGGCTGGAGTTTGGGGGTAATTACTTCCCGGCGCGGTTTGGCCGGCAGGGCGTTTTTGGGCAAATGAGTTCTGATTTTTTCGCTACAGCAAATGATGGTGTGGAGCTGAAAGCAGTCGATTACCCTGAATTAAATAATTGGCAGCAACACTTAAATGAAGTGCCTGACCAAGAAGAACTGAGGCAGAAGAACGGTAGTAGTAGCAAAGTTGAGAGAGCTTTGCAGGGGAAAGTAGCTGGAGTGCAGATACAACGCGCGGTGCCTAGCGGTGGCCCCCGAATAGTGATTCGGGGACTTAGTTCTGGAGCGGCGGCTCCGATGTCTAAAATGGCAGGTAGTAATTCGTTGAGCGAGGTCGTAACGGTAGCTTATGGCGTTCAACAAAAACCTGCCTCCCCCGACCTTACTGCCATCCCCACCCGCAGCGATTTTCGCGAAACGGCCTTCTGGCAGCCGGCCCTGCGCACCGATAAAAACGGCGAGGTGGTGCTCGAATTTCAGATGCCCGAGGCCGTGACGCGCTGGCAGCTGCTGGCCCTGGCCCACGACAAAGGCCTGCATACCGGCCAGTTGGCCCGGCAGCTCGTTACCCAGAAAGAAATCCAGCTTACGCCCAACGCGCCGCGTTTTCTGCGGCCGGGCGACACGTTCACGTTCCCCGCCAAATTCTCGAACCTCACTGACTACGCCACCAGCGGCACGGCCCAGCTCTTTCTGCTCGATGCCGCTACGGGCCAGGATATTACCGGCCAGTTAGTGAAAAGCCCGGCCCAGCAGACCGTAGCGGCGGACGCGCACCAGAGCGTCGCGCTGGGCTGGGAAGTCAGGCTGCCCGCCGACTTTGCGCCGGTGGCCGTGACCTATCGGGTAGTGGCCGAAAGCCAGTTAGCAGTGAACAGTGAGCAGTTAGCAGGTAAAAAGAGCCGCAAAACCAAGCATAAAGGTCCCCTCTCTTTTGGAGAGAGGCTGGGGGTGAGGTTCTCCGATGGCGAGGAAAATACCCTGCCGGTACTGCCCAATAAGATTCTCATCACCGAAAGCCTGCCGCTGCCAATCGTAGGGCCAGCCACCCGCGAGTTTGAACTGAAGAAGCTGACAAGCACCAGCTCGCCTACCCGGCGCAACTACTCGCTCACCCTGGAAATGACTGCCAACCCCGCCTGGTATGCCATGCAGAGCCTGCCCTACCTCATGGAATACCCGTACGAGTGTTCCGAGCAAGTATTCAGCCGGCTCTATGCTAACCTGCTGGCGGCTCAGATTCTGAAGTCTAACCCGCGCTTCAAGGCTGTGCTGGCCGAGTGGACGCGTCAGGCTCGTAGCGGCACTGCCGCCCAGCAAAATGCCCTGGCCAGTAAGCTGGCCCAAAACCAGGAGCTGAAAAGCCTGCTCTTGCAGGAAACGCCCTGGGTGCGCGATGCGCAGGGCGAAGCCGAGCGCCTGGCCCGCCTCAGCACGCGCTTTGACGAAGCCCGGCTGCAAGGCGAAACCGCCCGCGCCCTGGCCAAGCTACAGGCCATGCAGCTGCCCAACGGCGCGTTTCCGTGGTTTGATAACATGCCCGCCGACCGCTACATCACCCAGCTGATTGTGGCCGGGTTCGGTAAATTAAAAAAGCTGAATGCGTTCGATGCCAGCCAGAACGAAATAGCGCGCACCATACTGCAAAATGCCCTGGCCTACCAGGACCGCGCCACTGCCGCCGAATACGCCGAGCTGCGCCGCGCTAAAGACTTTAAGCCCGAGCGCGATGAGCTGAGTCTGCTCGAAATACAGGGGCTGTATGCCCGCAGCTTCTGGCCGGCCGGGCCGTTGCAGGTGGGTGCGGGAGCAGCTTATACCTTTTATCGGCAGCAGGCGGCCCGCTACTGGACGCGGCAGGCCCCGCTACTGCAAGGGCAGCTGGCACTGGCGCTGTACCGGCACGATGCGGCCAACCATACCAGCCAGGATATTATGCGGGCCCTCGCCGAAAACGCCCTGCACTCGCCTGCGCTGGGTATGTACTGGAAGGAGGTAGCTGCCAGTACGTACTGGCATGAGTCGCCCACCGAAACCCAGGCTGCGCTTATTGAAGCATTTGACGAAATCAAAAACGACCAGCAAGCGGTCGATGCGCTCAAGCTGTGGCTGCTCACGCAAAAGCAGACCCACAATTGGCCCAGCACCCGCGCCACCGCCGACGCCTGCTATGCTTTGCTGCTGCGCGGCTCCGACTGGCTGGCGGCCCCGCAGCCGTTGAAAATAAGCGTAGGGGGCGAAATCATTCGGCCCGAAGCCAGCCAGGCCGGTACGGGCTACTTCAAAACCAGCTGGGCGGCCGCCGGGGTGCAGCCCACCCAGGGGAAAGTAACCGTCACCAAGCCCGACGCGGGCGTGGCCTGGGGCGCGCTCTACTGGCAGTATTTTGAGGATATTGATAAGGTAACGCCCGCCGCTACACCACTCAGCCTCGAGCGCCAGCTCTACCGCGAAACCCGCACGGCCGCCGGCCCGCAGCTCGAAAAAATCACGGCTACTACGCCGCTTAAAGTGGGCGATGCCCTGGTGGTGCGCCTGGTGCTGCGTACCGACCGCGAGCTCGAATACGTGCACCTCAAAGACCAGCGCGCCGCCGGCCTTGAGCCTATTAAGCAGCTCAGCGGCTACCGCTACCAGAATGGGCTGGGGTATTATGAAAGCCCCCGCGACGCGGCAACCAACTTTTTTCTGAGCCTGGTGCCGCGCGGCACTCACGTCTTTGAGTATCGACTGCGGGCCAGCCAGGCCGGCGACTTTTCGGGTGGCCTCAGCCAGGTGCAGTGTATGTACGCGCCGGAATTTGGCGCCAACTCGGCCGGGCAGCGGCTCACTATTGCCCCGCTTTAG
- the mreC gene encoding rod shape-determining protein MreC — MRNLVAFLLRFQGVMLFVLLEVMSLFLFVTNSSYHRAAFFNSANAYAGAVLARRTQVADYFRLDELNRQLLTDNARLRQQLYPPDFARREADSLPVRRDTLGHIIYRHLRPASGTASVPTLAGKGKEAKGLKTRISNYPDTLLLGAARVPTHDAAYPLVAARVINNSLRAVDNYLTLNVGAADGVQPGLGVMSSSGVVGQVKAVSAHYATVFSLLHSKMAIAAKIKRDGTFGSVKWPGDDFTYALLDYIPRQNRLVRGDSVVTSGYNAVFPEGVFIGTVESFVKEPDKNFWTVRVRLGVDFSRLTYVYVVHNRPRTERDSLEAAATAPEPAPVKPGVKPKIPRP; from the coding sequence GTGCGTAATCTCGTCGCGTTTCTGCTGCGCTTCCAGGGGGTGATGCTCTTTGTGCTGCTGGAGGTGATGAGCCTTTTTCTGTTTGTTACCAATAGCTCGTATCATCGGGCCGCTTTTTTCAACTCGGCCAATGCGTACGCGGGCGCTGTGCTGGCGCGCCGCACGCAGGTGGCCGATTATTTTCGGCTCGATGAGCTGAATCGCCAGCTGCTGACCGATAATGCCCGGCTGCGCCAGCAGCTCTATCCGCCCGATTTTGCGCGCCGCGAGGCCGACTCGCTGCCGGTGCGGCGCGATACCCTGGGCCATATTATCTACCGGCACCTGCGGCCCGCGTCAGGTACGGCTAGCGTGCCTACACTTGCAGGCAAAGGCAAGGAGGCTAAGGGTTTGAAAACAAGAATAAGTAACTATCCTGATACTTTATTGCTGGGTGCCGCCCGGGTACCGACTCACGATGCCGCGTATCCGCTGGTAGCGGCCCGGGTTATCAACAATTCGTTGCGGGCCGTAGACAACTACCTGACCCTGAACGTAGGTGCGGCCGATGGGGTGCAGCCCGGCCTGGGCGTGATGAGTAGCAGCGGCGTGGTGGGCCAGGTAAAAGCGGTGAGCGCGCACTACGCCACCGTGTTTTCGCTGCTGCACTCCAAAATGGCCATCGCCGCCAAAATAAAGCGCGACGGTACCTTTGGCAGTGTGAAATGGCCCGGCGATGACTTCACTTACGCGCTGCTCGACTACATTCCGCGCCAGAACCGGCTGGTGCGCGGCGATTCGGTGGTGACGTCGGGCTACAATGCCGTGTTTCCCGAAGGCGTGTTTATCGGCACCGTGGAGTCGTTTGTGAAGGAGCCGGACAAGAATTTCTGGACCGTGCGGGTGCGGCTGGGCGTCGATTTCAGCCGCCTTACCTACGTGTACGTGGTGCACAACCGCCCCCGCACCGAGCGCGACTCGCTCGAAGCCGCGGCTACCGCCCCCGAGCCGGCCCCCGTGAAGCCCGGCGTTAAGCCGAAGATACCGCGCCCATGA